A section of the Nodosilinea sp. FACHB-141 genome encodes:
- a CDS encoding response regulator transcription factor: protein MNVLLVEDEAKIASFVAQGLQEQGFVVDTCPNGTEGYALATDRTYDVVLLDIMVPGMDGLAILKALRGAGYAVPVILITARNELDDRLAGLNLGADDYIAKPFYVEELVARIHAVVRRSSGERQNFLAAGPLRLDRITREVTCGGHQVELTAREFNLLEYLMRSPGRVLTRTQILEHVWGYDFNPSTNVVDVAIQRLRKKLDPLDAAQWIESVRGVGYRFRPPEESARGERP, encoded by the coding sequence ATGAACGTTTTATTAGTCGAAGATGAGGCCAAAATTGCCAGTTTTGTGGCCCAGGGGCTGCAAGAACAGGGCTTTGTGGTTGACACCTGCCCCAACGGCACCGAAGGCTATGCCTTGGCCACCGATCGCACCTACGACGTGGTGCTGCTCGATATCATGGTGCCAGGGATGGACGGGCTGGCCATCCTCAAGGCGCTGCGAGGGGCGGGCTACGCGGTGCCAGTGATTTTAATTACTGCCCGCAACGAGCTAGACGATCGCCTGGCCGGGCTAAATCTCGGGGCTGACGACTACATTGCCAAGCCCTTTTATGTCGAAGAACTGGTAGCTCGCATCCATGCGGTAGTGCGGCGCAGCAGCGGAGAACGACAAAATTTTTTGGCCGCTGGCCCCCTGCGCCTCGATCGCATCACCCGCGAGGTCACCTGCGGCGGGCACCAGGTTGAGCTAACAGCGCGGGAGTTTAATCTGCTGGAGTATCTGATGCGATCGCCCGGCCGAGTGCTGACCCGCACCCAAATTTTGGAGCATGTCTGGGGCTACGATTTTAACCCCAGCACCAACGTCGTCGATGTGGCCATTCAGCGGCTGCGCAAAAAGCTCGACCCCCTAGACGCGGCCCAGTGGATCGAGAGCGTGCGGGGAGTGGGCTATCGCTTTCGCCCTCCCG
- the lgt gene encoding prolipoprotein diacylglyceryl transferase gives MGLAGIELGLAVNGLAQLASPGPIIFQLGPLAIRWYGLLIAIALAIGITLAQRLAQRRGLDPEAVADLSIWLVLGALPAARLYYVAFEWARYADDPLSAFAIWQGGIAIHGAILGGMLAALLFARLNRLSFWALADVVAPALVLGQAIGRWGNFFNSEAFGGPTNLPWRVYIPPAQRPPGLETVEYYHPTFLYESLWNLGVFALVLWLFFWGLRHPERLKTGTLFLVYFATYSLGRLWIEGLRLDSLMLGPLRMAQVVSLTGIALGVAGLLWLYVGRRSLPDVAKGS, from the coding sequence ATGGGGTTAGCAGGCATAGAACTGGGGCTAGCGGTCAACGGATTGGCGCAGCTGGCGTCACCGGGGCCAATTATCTTTCAGCTGGGGCCACTGGCTATTCGCTGGTATGGGCTGCTGATTGCGATCGCCCTGGCAATTGGCATTACCCTGGCGCAACGGCTGGCCCAGCGACGCGGGCTTGACCCAGAGGCAGTTGCCGACCTGTCGATCTGGCTGGTGCTGGGAGCTTTGCCTGCTGCCCGTCTCTACTACGTCGCCTTTGAGTGGGCTCGTTATGCCGATGACCCGCTGAGTGCCTTTGCCATTTGGCAGGGGGGCATTGCCATCCATGGGGCTATCTTGGGCGGTATGCTGGCGGCGCTGTTGTTTGCTCGTCTCAATCGACTGTCGTTTTGGGCCTTGGCAGATGTGGTGGCTCCGGCCCTGGTGCTGGGCCAAGCTATTGGTCGCTGGGGCAATTTCTTTAACTCCGAAGCCTTTGGCGGCCCAACCAATCTGCCCTGGCGAGTTTATATTCCCCCCGCCCAGCGCCCCCCTGGTCTGGAAACCGTGGAGTATTATCACCCCACCTTTCTCTACGAATCGCTGTGGAACCTGGGGGTGTTTGCCTTGGTGCTATGGCTGTTTTTCTGGGGGTTGCGCCATCCTGAACGGCTGAAGACGGGTACGCTCTTTTTGGTCTACTTCGCCACCTACAGCCTAGGCCGCCTGTGGATCGAGGGCCTGCGTCTCGATAGCCTAATGCTGGGGCCGCTGCGAATGGCCCAGGTAGTGAGCCTCACCGGTATAGCGTTGGGAGTGGCTGGGTTACTGTGGCTGTATGTGGGTCGGCGATCGCTGCCGGATGTGGCCAAAGGCAGCTAA
- a CDS encoding TOBE-like domain-containing protein: MGIRVDNVSKRFGDFQALEPITLDIKSGSLVALLGPSGSGKSTLLRVIAGLEQADTGRIYISAQDATHKTVQDRQVGFVFQHYALFKHLTVRRNVAFALELQKWPKERIKNRVDTLLDLVQLNGLGDRYPSQLSGGQRQRVALARALAVEPQVLLLDEPFGALDAKVRKDLRDWLRHLHNDVNVTTVFVTHDQEEAMEIADEIVVMSQGRVEQVGSPAEVYEDPATPFVMSFIGAVNVLSPDNTWKSLHRDAPTHGEVFLRPHDIEIFTDHQDGSVAATINHIIHLGWTIRIELTLENGHPITAHINREQYRDLGVETGQTVYLRAKLIRSFAATAGYAPSVA, from the coding sequence GTGGGAATCAGAGTAGACAACGTTTCAAAACGATTTGGGGATTTTCAGGCCCTTGAGCCCATCACTCTGGATATTAAGAGTGGTTCTTTGGTGGCCCTGCTGGGGCCGTCAGGTTCGGGTAAGTCGACCCTGCTGCGGGTGATTGCCGGTTTAGAGCAGGCCGACACCGGCAGAATCTACATTTCGGCTCAAGATGCCACCCACAAGACGGTGCAAGATCGCCAGGTGGGTTTTGTATTTCAGCACTACGCGCTGTTTAAGCACCTCACCGTGCGCAGAAACGTGGCCTTTGCCCTAGAGCTACAAAAGTGGCCCAAAGAGCGGATTAAGAATCGGGTTGATACCCTGCTAGACCTGGTGCAGCTAAATGGGTTGGGCGATCGCTATCCCTCTCAGCTGTCGGGCGGTCAGCGGCAGCGGGTGGCCCTGGCGCGGGCCCTCGCCGTTGAGCCCCAGGTGCTGCTGCTCGACGAGCCCTTCGGTGCCCTCGATGCCAAGGTGCGCAAGGATTTGCGCGACTGGCTGCGCCATCTCCACAACGATGTGAATGTCACCACTGTCTTCGTTACCCACGACCAGGAAGAGGCGATGGAAATTGCCGACGAAATCGTGGTGATGAGCCAGGGTCGAGTCGAGCAGGTGGGCTCCCCCGCTGAGGTGTACGAAGACCCGGCCACTCCCTTTGTGATGAGCTTTATCGGTGCAGTCAACGTCCTCTCACCGGACAACACCTGGAAATCGCTTCACCGCGACGCACCCACCCACGGGGAGGTGTTTTTACGCCCCCACGACATTGAGATCTTCACCGACCATCAAGACGGCAGTGTCGCTGCCACGATCAACCACATCATCCACCTGGGCTGGACAATTCGCATCGAACTCACCCTCGAAAATGGCCACCCGATTACTGCCCACATCAACCGGGAGCAGTACCGCGACCTGGGTGTTGAGACGGGGCAAACGGTCTACCTGCGGGCCAAGCTCATTCGCAGCTTTGCAGCCACAGCGGGCTACGCACCATCGGTAGCTTAG
- a CDS encoding sulfate ABC transporter substrate-binding protein gives MTSPQRYISRRSAILFAAGLGLAGTLAACGSTTSTPEASNGEATTAAAGPVELTLVSYAVTQAAYEQIIPKFTEKWKEETGQDVTFNQSYGGSGSQTRAVLDGLEADVVALALAGDTKKIEEGGLIEAGWENEAPNSAIVHSSVAALVTREGNPKNIQGWEDLARDDVQVVTANPKTSGGAKWNFLGAWGFQTQTGSDDAAALDFVTKIYQNVPVLPKDARESTDVFFNRGQGDVLINYENEVLLAAQNGEELPFVVPDVNISIDNPVAVVDANVDKHGTREVAEAFVEFLFTPEAQEEFAKVGFRPSDPEVGEQFADQFPKIETLFTVADLGGWEEIDKKFFADGAIFDQVQSKVGK, from the coding sequence ATGACATCACCTCAACGTTATATTTCGCGGCGATCGGCAATCTTGTTTGCGGCTGGCCTGGGGCTAGCGGGTACCCTAGCCGCCTGCGGTAGCACCACATCGACTCCCGAAGCCAGCAATGGCGAAGCGACCACTGCTGCCGCCGGCCCCGTAGAGCTCACCCTGGTCTCCTACGCCGTGACCCAGGCAGCTTATGAGCAGATCATTCCTAAGTTCACCGAGAAGTGGAAGGAGGAAACTGGTCAGGATGTCACCTTTAATCAGAGCTACGGTGGCTCAGGCTCCCAAACTCGGGCTGTGCTCGATGGGCTAGAAGCTGATGTCGTCGCCCTGGCCCTGGCCGGAGACACCAAAAAAATTGAAGAGGGCGGCCTGATTGAAGCTGGCTGGGAAAACGAAGCCCCCAACAGCGCCATTGTGCATTCCTCAGTAGCGGCGCTGGTCACCCGCGAGGGCAACCCCAAAAATATCCAGGGCTGGGAAGACCTGGCCCGCGACGATGTGCAGGTGGTGACCGCCAACCCCAAAACCTCCGGCGGTGCCAAGTGGAACTTTTTAGGAGCCTGGGGTTTTCAGACCCAGACCGGTAGCGATGACGCCGCTGCCCTAGACTTCGTCACCAAGATTTATCAGAACGTGCCGGTGCTGCCCAAGGATGCGCGAGAATCCACCGACGTGTTTTTCAACCGAGGCCAGGGCGATGTGCTAATTAACTACGAAAACGAGGTGCTGCTGGCCGCCCAAAATGGCGAAGAGCTGCCTTTTGTTGTTCCCGATGTGAATATTTCCATTGACAACCCCGTTGCCGTTGTCGATGCCAACGTGGATAAGCACGGCACCCGCGAGGTCGCTGAAGCCTTTGTGGAGTTTCTGTTTACCCCAGAGGCCCAAGAAGAGTTTGCCAAAGTGGGCTTCCGCCCCTCCGACCCAGAGGTGGGTGAACAGTTTGCCGATCAGTTTCCTAAGATTGAAACCCTGTTTACGGTGGCTGATTTAGGGGGCTGGGAAGAGATTGACAAGAAGTTCTTCGCCGATGGGGCAATCTTTGACCAGGTTCAATCTAAAGTTGGCAAGTAG
- the cysT gene encoding sulfate ABC transporter permease subunit CysT, with protein MTSSPPSSSPGLWHQILHAPWTWRVTWFYLILFLFLPMAALVLKALTLNPAEIWRIATDPVAISTYNVTFFTALVASIINGFAGLIIAWVLVRYEFPGKRFLDAIIDLPFALPTAVAGLTLSTIYSTNGWIGGFLEPFGIRVSFTRLGVLVAMIFIALPFSVRTVQPVLQDMESEMEEAAWSMGASQWQTFRRVILPPLMPAILTGVAMGFSRAVGEYGSVVIIAGNIPFQDLIAPVLIVQRLEQFDYAGATVIGTVLLLISLSALLVINLIQARGRRFYG; from the coding sequence ATGACTTCATCCCCACCGTCTTCATCCCCGGGTCTTTGGCACCAGATTCTCCATGCTCCCTGGACTTGGCGGGTTACCTGGTTCTATCTCATTCTGTTTTTGTTTTTGCCGATGGCGGCGCTCGTACTCAAGGCGCTGACCCTCAACCCGGCAGAGATTTGGCGCATTGCTACCGATCCGGTGGCCATCTCGACCTACAACGTCACCTTTTTTACAGCGCTGGTGGCTAGCATTATTAACGGCTTTGCTGGGCTTATTATTGCCTGGGTGCTGGTGCGCTACGAGTTTCCGGGAAAGCGATTTTTAGATGCCATCATCGATCTGCCCTTTGCTCTGCCCACGGCAGTGGCTGGTTTAACCTTGTCCACTATCTACAGCACCAACGGCTGGATTGGCGGCTTTCTAGAGCCCTTTGGCATTAGGGTATCGTTTACCCGACTGGGGGTGCTGGTAGCGATGATCTTCATTGCGCTGCCCTTTTCGGTACGGACGGTGCAGCCGGTGCTGCAAGACATGGAGTCGGAAATGGAGGAGGCCGCCTGGTCTATGGGGGCTTCCCAGTGGCAGACCTTTAGGCGGGTAATTTTGCCGCCGCTGATGCCTGCCATTCTAACGGGCGTGGCCATGGGCTTTTCGCGGGCGGTGGGCGAATACGGCTCAGTGGTGATTATTGCGGGCAATATTCCCTTTCAAGACCTAATCGCTCCAGTGCTGATTGTTCAACGTTTGGAACAATTCGACTACGCCGGGGCCACGGTAATTGGCACGGTGCTACTGCTGATTTCGCTATCGGCACTGCTGGTGATCAACCTTATTCAAGCCCGCGGGAGGCGCTTCTATGGCTGA
- the cysW gene encoding sulfate ABC transporter permease subunit CysW: protein MADSSLKQPIAAAGSRSQRAAFQWGKWLLVAFVFGFLGLILLVPTLNVFFQALKAGLPGLLDTFSNKFFLNAVKLTLITAAITVPLNTVFGICAALSLANKNFPGRSLLISIIDLPFSISPVVAGLMLVLLFGNRGWFGPLLDANGIKIIFALPGIVMASIFITMPFIAREVLPALEEAGTQQEEAAATLGASQWQTFWRVTLPSIKWSLLYGLILTNARAMGEFGAVTVVSGNIVGKTQTLPLFIEEAHIQYNSQAAYTAALLLACLAVVTLVVKFVLERGAGIQSKSH, encoded by the coding sequence ATGGCTGATTCATCTCTAAAACAACCCATTGCTGCCGCTGGGTCTAGATCTCAGAGAGCAGCGTTTCAGTGGGGCAAGTGGCTGCTGGTGGCCTTTGTCTTTGGTTTCCTGGGGCTAATTTTGCTGGTGCCGACCCTCAACGTATTTTTTCAGGCTTTAAAGGCGGGTCTACCCGGGTTGCTCGACACGTTTAGCAACAAGTTCTTTTTGAATGCGGTCAAGCTGACGTTGATTACGGCAGCGATCACGGTACCGCTGAACACGGTGTTTGGGATCTGTGCGGCGCTGTCGTTGGCCAACAAAAATTTTCCAGGGCGATCGCTCCTGATCAGCATCATCGACCTGCCCTTCTCGATCTCGCCGGTGGTTGCGGGTCTCATGCTGGTGCTGCTGTTTGGCAACCGGGGTTGGTTTGGGCCTCTGCTCGATGCCAACGGCATCAAGATTATCTTTGCCCTGCCGGGCATCGTCATGGCCAGTATCTTTATCACCATGCCCTTTATTGCCCGTGAGGTGCTGCCCGCCCTCGAAGAAGCGGGCACCCAGCAAGAAGAGGCGGCTGCCACCCTGGGGGCGAGTCAGTGGCAGACCTTTTGGCGGGTCACGCTGCCGTCGATTAAGTGGAGTTTGCTCTACGGCCTAATTTTGACTAACGCACGGGCAATGGGTGAGTTTGGAGCGGTGACCGTGGTTTCGGGCAACATTGTCGGCAAAACCCAAACCTTGCCCCTCTTTATTGAAGAGGCGCACATCCAGTACAACAGCCAAGCGGCCTACACTGCCGCCCTGCTGCTGGCCTGTTTGGCCGTAGTCACCCTGGTGGTGAAGTTTGTGCTAGAGCGCGGCGCCGGCATTCAGAGCAAAAGTCACTAA
- a CDS encoding NIL domain-containing protein, which yields MASISPDYGLEAIHLKDPESLVQTQVKIRIPKARHPDPVISNLINRYGLKVNILGALLGANGQEDGWFDLAIEGQAGTVHEALLDLVELEADLWFNTETDDGY from the coding sequence ATGGCGTCTATTTCTCCCGACTATGGCCTTGAGGCAATCCACCTTAAAGACCCAGAAAGCCTGGTGCAAACCCAAGTCAAAATTCGCATTCCCAAGGCACGCCACCCCGACCCGGTAATCTCAAACCTGATCAACCGCTACGGGCTCAAGGTGAATATTCTGGGCGCGCTGCTGGGTGCCAACGGCCAAGAAGATGGCTGGTTTGATCTGGCCATTGAGGGCCAGGCTGGCACTGTTCACGAGGCCTTGCTCGATTTGGTGGAGCTAGAAGCCGATCTGTGGTTCAACACTGAAACCGACGACGGCTACTAA
- a CDS encoding Crp/Fnr family transcriptional regulator — MARQKGQVAATDAVETLTTKSFLFQGLEAKDLLNGLDPSVLVVEKLYSNRPVYTAFRPQTWLEHLYVVVEGGPVIMRSTPLDRVMAMTYPGACFGMRNLPVGFGPVVRAFPSLVEAYKTTDVIKVPVAVVQSLYDQHEAFRDRYSLLFELREKFQYHLLNCSTYPPQAVAALLRALIYQERSLGSQPSQGSSTSYCFDLPIDLIARACQLNHRTVEQVLKGLTKAGYIKTSKTAESANDQVQVVDPEGLKEVYGATRDKVSWWPLK, encoded by the coding sequence ATGGCAAGGCAAAAAGGCCAGGTTGCGGCGACTGATGCCGTCGAAACCTTGACCACGAAAAGTTTTTTGTTTCAGGGCCTAGAGGCCAAAGACCTGCTCAACGGGTTAGACCCCAGCGTCTTGGTCGTAGAAAAGCTGTACTCCAATCGGCCGGTGTATACGGCCTTTCGTCCGCAGACTTGGTTAGAGCACCTTTACGTGGTGGTCGAGGGCGGCCCGGTGATCATGCGCAGCACTCCCCTCGACCGGGTGATGGCCATGACCTACCCCGGCGCCTGTTTTGGCATGCGCAATTTGCCCGTGGGGTTTGGGCCGGTGGTGCGGGCGTTTCCTAGCCTGGTGGAAGCCTACAAAACCACCGACGTGATCAAGGTGCCGGTGGCGGTGGTGCAATCGCTGTACGACCAGCATGAGGCCTTCCGCGATCGCTACTCTCTGTTATTTGAGCTGCGCGAGAAGTTTCAGTATCACCTGCTCAATTGCAGCACATACCCTCCCCAAGCGGTGGCGGCGCTGCTGCGGGCATTAATCTATCAAGAGCGCAGTCTGGGCAGTCAACCGAGCCAAGGCAGCAGCACTAGCTACTGCTTTGACCTGCCCATTGACCTCATCGCCCGCGCTTGCCAGCTCAACCACCGCACCGTTGAGCAGGTTTTAAAGGGACTGACTAAAGCGGGCTACATCAAAACCAGCAAAACTGCCGAGTCGGCCAATGACCAGGTGCAGGTGGTTGACCCCGAGGGGCTAAAAGAAGTGTACGGGGCCACCCGCGATAAGGTGTCGTGGTGGCCTTTAAAGTAA
- a CDS encoding GNAT family N-acetyltransferase, translated as MQIRPGEVADSVAIAALLTELGYPVTPDFVIHSLQRQLTHADAAILVAIEQDAIVGFISLHFIPQLALPGDFCRISYFCVDPAARGQGVGAALETVASDLAWARGCDRIEVHCHSRRAQAHRFYYRQGYVESPKYLVKPAPP; from the coding sequence ATGCAAATTAGACCCGGCGAGGTGGCAGACAGCGTTGCGATCGCGGCCCTGCTCACCGAGCTCGGCTACCCCGTCACCCCCGACTTTGTCATTCACAGCCTCCAGCGGCAGCTCACCCATGCCGATGCCGCGATTCTGGTCGCCATAGAACAGGACGCCATTGTTGGCTTCATTTCGCTGCACTTTATTCCGCAGCTGGCGCTGCCGGGAGACTTTTGCCGCATCAGCTACTTTTGCGTTGACCCGGCGGCACGGGGGCAGGGAGTGGGGGCGGCGCTGGAAACAGTGGCCAGCGATCTAGCTTGGGCGCGGGGGTGCGATCGCATTGAAGTGCACTGTCACAGCCGCCGCGCGCAGGCCCATCGGTTTTATTACCGGCAGGGCTATGTTGAGTCGCCCAAGTATCTGGTCAAACCTGCTCCTCCCTAG
- a CDS encoding NADPH-dependent FMN reductase — MTSTDAVNTARIVHILAISGSLRQGSSNMALLKAAIALSPKFVEMNLYGGLDDLPHFNPDLEPAEPLAVTDLRAQVKWADGIIISSPEYAHGVPGVLKNALDWLVSGEEFMGKPVAIFNASPRATYAQASLIEIVTTMAGRIVPEACITVSLLGKNLDVAGILAEPEIAGELSAAIMALINEIEPSTAVHL; from the coding sequence ATGACTTCTACAGACGCTGTGAACACAGCTCGAATCGTACATATTTTGGCAATTTCAGGCAGTCTGCGTCAGGGTTCGTCTAATATGGCTTTGCTTAAGGCTGCGATCGCCCTATCGCCTAAATTCGTTGAGATGAACCTTTATGGTGGACTCGATGATTTACCCCATTTCAACCCTGACCTTGAGCCAGCGGAACCACTAGCGGTAACTGATTTACGGGCCCAAGTGAAATGGGCGGATGGCATCATAATTTCTAGCCCAGAATATGCCCACGGCGTACCAGGTGTGTTGAAGAACGCGCTGGATTGGTTAGTGAGTGGTGAGGAGTTTATGGGCAAGCCGGTTGCGATATTCAATGCTTCGCCTCGTGCCACCTACGCCCAAGCCTCGCTGATCGAAATTGTGACCACTATGGCAGGGCGTATTGTGCCTGAAGCCTGCATCACGGTTTCTTTGCTGGGCAAAAATCTGGATGTCGCTGGAATTCTGGCTGAGCCAGAGATTGCGGGCGAATTGAGCGCTGCCATCATGGCACTCATCAACGAGATCGAACCATCCACAGCGGTTCACCTCTAG
- a CDS encoding DUF2267 domain-containing protein, whose protein sequence is MASQTQQQSFLDKVIERSSLKTANDAERATNIVFRILRDMMLNKTSDQIEKDLKAGASESEQEVLDLWKDPNVMVAFFSRISPAQNLHIKPGTFMLRLQQEGALPSGVAPEEVTAAVFSAMKEILPAERNQEIASILPGEIRQIWEQA, encoded by the coding sequence ATGGCAAGTCAAACCCAGCAACAGTCTTTTCTTGACAAAGTGATAGAGCGGAGTAGTTTGAAAACCGCTAACGATGCCGAGCGGGCCACAAACATCGTATTCCGAATTTTGCGGGATATGATGTTGAACAAAACCAGCGATCAGATCGAAAAAGACCTCAAGGCAGGCGCATCTGAATCGGAGCAAGAAGTGCTTGATCTTTGGAAAGATCCCAACGTCATGGTCGCTTTCTTCAGCCGCATTAGCCCTGCGCAAAATTTACACATCAAGCCAGGGACATTTATGCTGCGTCTGCAACAAGAAGGTGCATTGCCCTCCGGGGTTGCTCCTGAGGAGGTAACAGCAGCCGTGTTCTCAGCTATGAAGGAAATTTTGCCTGCTGAACGAAACCAGGAAATTGCTTCAATCCTTCCCGGTGAAATTCGGCAAATTTGGGAGCAGGCGTAA